The Ignisphaera sp. genomic sequence AACCTGTTAACAAGGCTATTGCGACCCCAAGTGCTGCAGCGCTGGATATGCCAAGTGTGAAGGGAGAGGCCATGGGGTTTCTGAGCACAGACTGCATTGCTGTACCAGAAGCTCCTAGGATAAACCCTATCAAAATCCCTGCTAAAACTCTCCTCAGTCTGATTAAGAGGACGCTTGTTGCGTCAGGCGATAGGCTATTGCCCCAAAATAGAAGCTTTAGCACGTCTAGATAAGTCACATTGTATGCACCCACGGAAAGAGAAAATGGTATTACAAGCAATAGTATGGCTATAGATACCAATATAAAGATTTTCCTAGCCCTAAAAATTCTCTCTATAACCATTTATATTCATCCACATGGAAACATATCGCTTAGATTCGCAAATCCTGGGTACCCGCCAGCGACAAACTCTTGGTATAGTGGCTTACCGAGAAACACCTTGAATATCTCATCTGCTTTGGCAACTGGATCCACATCAGCAAACCTGTTTGGGTAGAGTACCTTCCCAATGAAATAAGCATCTGCAAATGCTGTAGCAACATTTGTGTGGTAGTAGTTGAATGGCAGAACGCCGTAGACTCTCCCAGATCTAAAAGCATTCAAGCTACAGTACATCGACGAATCTTTCCTGAAGTCGCTTAAAACTGTATTCAAGTTATTTTCGTCTATGAATATGAAATCTGGCTGTTGCTTTACCAGATACTCGAAATCTATTGTTGTAAAACCCGCTTTACCAGCTACAGAATCTACAATCGACGGTGTGTTCAAAAGCTGTAGAGGGGCAAACCTGGCTTGCGTTGATGTGAATGGCTGTGCACCTTTATATGATATCGCGCCTACGTAGACCTTTGGCCTAGAAGCTATATCTCTAGTCCTATTATTTAAATCGCTTACCAATTGGTTGATATAGTTAACAAGTTCTTTAGCTCTCTCCTCTCTCCCCAAAACCTTTCCAAGGATCATCAAAGCGTTCTTGATTCCATCAATATCTAGGTATCCCGCAACCCCATAGTCGATTACAAAAACACTTGCATTAACCTCTTCAGCTAGTCTATCAGGTAGGTAGAGATCTGCATATGTCCTAGACATTATTATTAGCTGTGGCCTTACAGTCCTTAGCTTTTCTGGATCCGGCGGTCTATTGGGGCCTCCAGGCCCTATCACAAGTAGGTTCTTGAATATCGTGTTGTAAGCCATTGCATAGTCTCTTCCGACTGGGCTTTGACTCAGCTCGATCTCCTCTACGCCAACAAGAAGATTGGTTGCATTTAGATATGCTACTAGCCTAAGCGCTCCTGGACCTATGGCAACTACTCTACCCAGATTCTTCGGAATTTTAACGGACCTATTCAAAATATCTGTAACAATAAAGTATGCCTGTGTCTCTGCCTCTTCCTTGCTGGTTCTCCCCATATAGAGAAGCAGATAAGAAACTCCGATAATCGCTATTGCAATGGCTATGGCAATAACTATAACCAAAGTTGCTTTAGCAACTCTTCTAATGAGCATTGGGGGTCACCTTGAATGGGATTTTTGTATACGTTATACCCCTTCCTATTACAGCTAGAGCCTCTTTACCTGCACACTGCAGACATAGGGGCTTTCCATCAACATACACAATCCTTGGCGCCATCACAAGCTCGCCACATTTGGAACACCTAATGCTCTCGAATATCGGTGCCCTCTCTATCTCCTCAACAATTTCAACCTCTTGGACAACGAACTCCTCTTCTGGGATGTCAGCCATTCTATAGCCTATCTCAGTCCACAGCCTGTGCAACTTCTCAACATCTTCTCTACTACCTCTTCTCTCAGCTACAACCTTATGGAATAGTTCGAGAGCCTCTTTAGAGAAGTATTTCTCTCTAAGCTTTTGAGCGTCTATGTAGACCCTAACACCTCTCCTGTTACCCCTCCTAAAAAGCGTAAGAGCATTCTTCCCAGTATCTATATACATCAAAGAGTTGTTGCCAAGAGTGCAACCAGTCGCTATTTGAACTCCATCAGCAAAACAGTTATTGGCTTCAACAATAGCCACAATATCCTCACTAATAGTCTCTCCAACACCGGCTTTGCTAATACCAAGTCTTTTCATAGCTATTTCAGATGCTCTAAGACCCAAAACTAGAAATGGGCATATATGCCCGTGAAATTCTCTTGCCTTCTCTATAAGCTCTTTACTTACCATAAGGTGCACCAATCAAATTTACATGTGTACAACATGAAATTAGTGTAGCCAAATATTTAAAAGCCTTTCGTCTGCAAAATAGAGTAGTCTTGTGGTTAATATGCGTGTAGAAGAAGGCGTCTTAAATAATTTCAGAGTTCTGTTTATAGAGATGGGTAATCTCGTAGTTGGCATAGCAAAGGATATCGGACCACGCATTCTATACCTTGCTCGCAAAGACAAGAGAGACTTAAACGTTTTTGGAGTGGTTCCTGAAATTTCTTTGGAAACTCCTGATGGTGTTTGGAGAATATATGGTGGCCATAGACTGTGGACATCTCCGGAAGCTTTTCCACGCTCATATTCTACTGAGGATAAGCCTGTTAAGATATATATGAAAGAGGATGAAATAGTTGTTGAGGGTAATCCAGAACCACAAAACTGTGTGCTGAAGAGAATTATTATTAGAAGAGGTGCCGACGACAACAGCCTAGAGGTTGTGCACAAAATTGAGAATATTTGTAGATGGCCAATACAGTTCTCTTGCTGGGCTCTAACAGTAATGAGACAAGAGGGAGTTGCAATAATACCGATAAAGTCTAGATGCGTGGATGAGAAATGCCTTTTGCCAGACAGATCAATAGCTTTATGGCCATATACGAAACTAACCGATAAAAGACTTGTTCTAGGAGATAGATACATACTCGTTAAACAAGACCCTAAAACGCCAAATCCATTAAAAATAGGTGTAAATGCGCATGAGCCGTGGGCGGCCTACTACATTTATGAAAACCTATTCGTAAAGACAACAAAAAAGGTTTTTGAGCCCTATCCAGACTTCAACTCATTTATAGAGGTTTACACAAATGACAAGATTCTAGAGCTTGAAACTCTAGGACCTTTGAAAACGGTTAATCCAGGCGATGTAAATACTCATACAGAGGTTTGGAAACTCGTTCACATAGGCTCCATGGAGCTTAGTGAAGATGTTATAGATAGATATGTAACAAAGTTTGTGGTGTGGTAGAAGCTATATCTGGAACAGCTTACTTATCTCTGATGCACTGTAAATCCCCTCTACCCTGCCATCCCTAATTCCATATATTTTTGTACAGCCCCTAGCAACTAAAACATCGTGTGTTGCTATTATGAATGTTTGGTTATACTCTCTATTCAACCTTCTTATAATATTCATCAGCATTCTTGTGTTTTCGGTGTCTAGAGCAGCTGTTGGCTCATCCATTAAGATTATAGATGGGTTATTTGCAAGCGCTCTCGCTATTGCTACCCTCTGTTGCTCACCACCGCTTAGGGTGTCTGGCGTCTTGTCGGCTAGCTTTTCGAGGCCCACAGCCTTTAGAAGCTCCAATGCTCTCTGCTTCCTCTTCTCCTTATCTATTTTCGCTAGGTACATTGGCAACTCAACATTTTCAAGGACTGTCAGCGTTGGTATTAAATTGAATGATTGGAAGACAAAGCCAACCTTGTATAGTCTGTACATATTCAACTCTTTTTCGCTCAACCTTGTAATGTCCGTGCCATCAACTATAACCTCTCCGCTATCAGGTTTGTCTAGCCCACCTATGATGTTTAGTAAAGTTGTTTTTCCAGAGCCTGATGGGCCTACGATACAAACTATATCACCTTTTTGCACTGCTAGGCTCAATCCTCTCAACGCTTCGAAAAGCACCTTCCCATATCTATATACCTTGACAACGTTCTTTACTATCACAATGTCTGCTCTAGGCATATCTCAACGCCTCCACAGGTTTTATCTTCGATGCTCTATAGGCTGGGTATATCCCTGCTATAACCCCTACTGCAATCCCAAGCAATATAGCAATAGCTATGTTCATAGGTGTTATGGTGGGGCGCACTAAAAATGCTTGCTGAAATACTCCTCTAGCTGGAGCTACACCACCTCTCAGATTATATGACGCTAAAGGGGCTATGATATACGAAAGTACAACACCGATTAATATTCCAATGCCACCCCCTATAAGACCAATTAAAAATGATTCTAATAGAAATAGCATCAATATAAAGCCTTTGCTTGCACCAATGGCCTTGAGAATCCCTATCTCCCTAGTTCTCTCAACAACACTCATAATCATGGTGTTGGCAACGCCGAATGCGCCAGCAGTTACAGCTACAAGCCCTATCGACGAGAAGAACATTGTTATCGTATTTAGTGCTTGCTGAACATTTTGAATCATGCTAAGCGGTGAGAAAACTGCAAGTCCGGGGAAAGAGGACTGGATCGCTTGTATTACATCGGATAGGTATCTCGGATCCCTCAACTTAATCATTATTTGTGACACCTTACCCACACTATTTGTTATGTTCTGCGCAACTTCTATAGGTATGTAAACAGCGTATTCCTGGAACCTCTCTCCACTTTGGAATATTCCGACAACTGTAAAGCTCCAAGTGGAGTTGCCTACTTGAAGTGATATTGCATCCCCAACAGAGATGTTGTAGTCCTCTGAAAGGCTTTTTCCGATAATGGCCTGGAAAGCAGTTGGATTTTGTAGAAAAGTCCCCTCAACGATATCCAAATTTGAGATATTTCTATATGTGGATATGTCAACACCATATACAGTGACCATAGCGGCAGAATTTAGATATGCTCTAAACGATAGGAGAGGTGATATAATCTCGATTTCGGGTATCGCGCTAAGTGTATTAATTATGCTAAGATCGATTAGATTTGTTGGCATAGCTGTAGGGAAGAATCCTCCTATCCTTCTACCCACAAAACCTTGTTGCATAGCCCCTCTAGTAGCATTATAGATTGTTATATCAGCTCCGGTCAGCCTCCTAATGAGCTCAGCTGATCTTTGTGTGCCTGTAGCTGTTATTGATAGCAAAGAGAATGTGAGTCCAATACCAATTGCAATACCTATTATAGTTAATGTTGTTCTGATTTTTCTTCTACTAAAATTTCTTTGCACAATTGTCAGTAGGGTGACCAAATATCAGCACCTTTTTAGCAAAGTGGTAAACAAGCCTTATTTTAGGGTTTTCCTGAAATGCTTTTTCATATGCTTTTAATTGACCTTGACAAAGATTTTTAATTGCATTTAACCGCTTTTGACCCAGCTCAAAGGTTTTATGAAGTCTTTTCCGCCTGCTTCGAAGGTTCCTATTGTCAGTTGGTAGAATGTTTCGTTTCTTTTGATGTCTTGAACCTCCTCTACCTTTCCCATAGCAACTATTTCATCCCCTTCCCTAGCAATATCTATGTACAGACCCTCGTAGCTCACAATCCTGCTAATCTTTTTGGCCTCTTCAACACCTTCTATCACCTTCACATCCTCTACTAAATACGTTGCCGGCATGAATATAGAGTCTCTTGCGTCCACAACCTTTGCTCTAATTGTTGCAAGCCCCCTGTATCTAAACCTCTTTTGCTCCCACACCTCGTCAACCTCGTTTTCAAGTTTTACTGGGTGTATCGAGAACTGCCTCCCTTTATACAAAGCTCTATTCCATTTATATTTGCTGTATAGAATCTTCACCTCTTCAACTGTTAATGGGTGTATCCTAGATATTTCAGTAGCCCAAGACTCTAAGGTCTCTCCTGATGGTAGTGAGAACCCCGAGTTTTCACGGCTGTAAAGCCTCTTCAGAGCATCTCTAACTCTGTATGAGTTCTCAACTCCATATACAACAAGATCTATGTCGGAGTACTGGGGGTTGTGTATCTTTAGGAGTATAGAGCCTGTTACACCAAAGTTTTTCAGAGGAACCCCAGACTCGCCAGATATTCTAGATACGAGCTCTACAGCAAGCCTCTCCAGCTGATCGCCAGGCTCTTTAATCATTTGACTTAGTCTCTCCTCGGGCTTATAGTGAATCGAAACCCTGTTCTCCGGAACCTCTATAAGCTCCACACCCCTATACTCATCAAATACAACATACTCTGGATAGCCCCTCTTCAAATACTCTAAAACGCTCTTCACACCCACAGCACTATAGAACGGCAAAATCCTTCCATACATAACCCCGTTTCTAGACCACTTAACCCTTATCCCAGACTCTAGATTAGCCACATACTTCAAATAGCTGAGGATCCTACCTCTGGGATGAACATTTCCTATAACACACAATATAAACCCTTCAAAAGTTTCTATGAAGTCTCTATCTCTATAGCCTCTCATATCCAAGCCCATACCACAACGAGTTTCTCAACCAGCTCTCTAAACATCTTTCCCAACTACTTTTACCAAGAAGACTAGAAAAGCTTTTGAGCGCAGCTATAACCGTGCTTACCTGTCCGTTGCTTTCATCAACGATTTAAATAGCTAACATACCATCGTCATGTCTACCATCCATATAGAGACTAAATCTCCTTTATATATCTAAATAAACTACATATTTCCATAGTTTTCTGCCAAAACATGGACAACTCAACATTAGCTAAACAGAGAGGTATGTTAAAAGAAGAAATGCCTAAGGTACTGCAAGCATGTATTGGCTACATTTAAGAGAATCAATTAGAGAGATGTTTTGAGAGAAGGGAAAAGATCCATAGTGTTTTCGACTTTTCATTGCTATTGCTTCTAACGGTTATACAACAGCCTTGAACTTACATGGTCTTACAGCTTTGCCGTGAATAAAGCTTTTGACCACCTTGTATTGAAAAGATGGACTTTTAATATTAAACCTTTGAGATATACCATATAGGTTCAAATATTCAGGTCTACTAGAAATATATTGTGGTAATTGACAGTAGGTGTTTTTAGTGTGATCAAAGAGAAGATCGACAGATATAAGGATAGGGTTAACTGGGCTGAGGAGGTGAGGAGGTTCACGGAATCTAAACTAGAAGAGATTGAAGCTGAGAATAATGTCAGGAATGTTGTCACGATGCTTTCACATCTACCAATAGAGTCTCCTAGAGGTTCCTCAGCCGCATCTATGAGGAAAGAATCGTGATGGTCATTGACGCTTCCCTGCCAGCAACTTTTATTAGTAAGGAGCCTGATCGGGAAAGCTTGTTGATTACATGAAGCTATGTGTAACTATTGACTTGGCATTGAAAGGAGTGCTGAATGCTATATGGAAGGATACAACAATTAGGAAAACTATAAGCATTGAAACAGCTTTTAGTTGCATGAAATTCTCTTTTCTATGACAGACACCAACATAGAGTTAGAGCCCGAAGACAGATACCTTCAAAGGCATTTGAAATAGCCTTGAAAACTGAAAACTGGTGTAGCAGTTTATGACACTCTATACATCGCACTAGCTACATCAAACGAGAGACAAGCAAAAGATTGTTAAAGCCAATGGAGTAAAACAACCATGCCTTTCACCTAGCACACACACCACAAGAAAATGCATTGCTTAAATGTTAAGAGTTTGTTGCAATGCTCTTTCCTCAACTAGATAATGAAAAGAACTGTCTTCATATCTTTATGTCTCTAGAGATTGTTGTTCACTTTAATGCGACTCCATGGATCGACACTGTATTGAGTATATTCAGTTGATTTTCTCTCAATGAAACTTAATGTCGACTACTCTGAAACACACTAAAAGCGATATAAGCATATATAAACCATTTAAACTTTTAATAAGCCTCTAATTATAGCTGTAGAAGGTGTTAATAATGGACAGCTACTCGACAATAAAGATAACCAAAGTTTCCTTGAATGGTTATGAAGAGGTGGATGATGCTGTTGCTGAGGAAGTTGAGGGAAGGGTTTACGTAGACGGTGTCGAGGTTTTTAGGATTCAGACATCGCCTCATATGCTCAAATATCTTGGGATAGGATATGCAGTTACACATGGATTTGATCTGACAGAGGCTAGAACCATTGTCGAAAATAACAATGTTCTTCTTTTCTATGCAAAACCTTTTGCAAGAGAGGTAAACGAGTGTTCCACGGATTTGAAGATCAAGGTGAGGCCTCGAGACATTCTGAAGATGTTTGAAGAGGCGAGCAAAAACGCGAAGCTGTTTAGCATGACTGGCTGCTTCCATTTCTCGGCTTTGTTTACCTTAGATGGTGTGTTGATAGAGATTGTAGAGGATATATCTAGGCTCGGCTCTCTGCTCAAGCTGGTAGGAAAGGCTTATGAGGGTGGGGTCGACTTTAGAAAAACAGTCGTTGTTTTATCGTCTAGAGCAGGCTCGGAGATGGTCAAGGCTATTACTGCTATGGGCATACCCATAGCAGTATTCAGAGGTGCGCCAACGCGGAAAGCTATTGAGATTGCTAGAAGCTGTAACATGGCTTTAATAGGGCATGTTAGAGGGGATAGATTTAATGTATATAGCGGCTTTGAGCTATTCGAGTTATAGCTGTTGCCAAGACTTTCTAGGACTTGGCATATAGTGGGTGAATCTCCATCTTATGTGTTTTAGAGCCTCTCTTCGACACCATTACCCACAGGTATTTCATGCCTCTCATAGGGGTTGAGACATTGGGGTGGTATCCCCTAGAAACTAAAACAGCGTCATAGTCTCTAACTATGTATACACTCTCCTGAGACTCGTCGAATATTGTTTGAATGCCGAAATATGGGCTCAGATCAAAGTATATGAAGATCTCATACATATCATCGTGCCTGTGCGGGGGGTACGAGCCCCAGGAGCCTGGCTCGCAAAATGTGTAGCCAGCTAACATCCTCTCGCTCTCATCTTTCTCTCCTATCAATGTGTATCTAGTCCTGCGAGACCCAGCATCTTCTATAATGGTCTTTTCAGCTTCTCCAAACCTCTTTAGATATGAGCCAAATTTTCTTGAGGCCTTAGTCTGAACAATGTATGCTATGGCGTTTTCTGTGCACTCCATATCCATGTGGCCTACATCTGCTGGAATGTAGAGCAGGTCTTTTTCAAAGAGTTCATAGCCACCAACTCTGCATCTCCCTCTCAGCAAAGCCAAAACCTTTTCACAGTCTCTGCATAGATCCAAGCTGAACTTTGTTAGATTCTTTGTATGGATATGCAGAAGAGATATGTCGTCGAGTCTAAAAACCTCGACAGGTTTATCAAAGATATTCGGCTTTTTAAACAGCATTTTAGACACCTCTAACTATTTTCACATTTCAAATTCTTGCTTAACTCTGTTTGCAATCGACAGGCAGCTTACCACCGGTTCTCTGCATGCAATTTCGAAAACAGGTAAAATATCTCTTTTCCTTTTAATCAGCCCTATAACAGCGTTCCAGTCAACAGAGCCTGTGAATGGAGGTTTATGCTCGTCCCTAAAACCGTTATTGTCGTGGAGATGAAGCTCTATTATACTGTTCTCTAATGTTTTTAAGAACGCATCTAGGTTTTTATTTATGTTTGCATGGCCAACATCTAAACAGATCCCGATTCCTTCGCCAACGCTTTCAACAATGTTTTTGAGGTCTTCGGGCTTTGAGCCAAACAAGTTTTTCTCGAGTCTGTTTTCGACGGCGATTCTGATTCCCCTATCCATAGCCTCTCTAGCGATTTCCCTAAAGAAGTGTAGGTTTGTGTTTAGAGGGTCTGAGGATGTTTTTAGTGTATGGAAAACAGCTATTGAAGCCCCTATCTCATGTGCGAATCTAAGCCACTTGACCATTCTGTTTAGAATATGTTCAAATGGAATAGTATCAGCATCTAATTCGTCATATGGCATATGAACAGACTTTATATATGTCTTTCTAATCGACTGTATGCTGTCGAGAAACTTTTTGAATAGAACATCCTCCACATACCTACCTCCAAACACGAGGAAATTGTCGTAGCATACCTCAACGTGGAAACCGCTTTCAATGAGTTTTGCTGTAGCCTCAAATGGGTCGAGGTTCAGTAGCACCATTGTTGAAAAGGCTATCGTAAACCACACCCAAAGCTCTTTTCAGTAAAATCAATGAAGATTAAAATATGTTTTTGTCCAGGTATATTGTTGTGTGTCTAAAATGTGTGTTAAAGTCTATTCGAATAGCGATGTACTGAAGATCATAGGGTTTATACCGCCAAGCCACAGGCATATGAGATTGGCTATATTTTTCAAAGACCAGACAATAGTCTTGCAAGAAGCAACAGTTGCAGCAATTGCAAGAACATATCTCAACATAGTTGCCCACCCGACTAAGAAAGCCGTGGAGTGCATCCAGATGAAGGTTGATAATAGAAAGCCTGGCTATGCTGAGTTTCAGCTTATTGAAAGTAGCAGATCTGAGGAGGAGATAATGAAGGATGTAACTACAATACTTAAAGATGTGTTTGATGCCTAGCCTAGGTTTATTGTCATTGATAGATTATTCTATCAAAGCTATGAATATGTCATTAACATTTGTGCCAGTATAGCCTGTTATAATAGCCTTTCTGAGCTTCGCGAAGTAGGTGTAGCTATCGTTGTTCTCTAGATACTCTTGCGGATCTAAACCTTGTCTCAATCCCTCATAATATGTTTCGCCATCAACTATCGCTCCAGCGGCTGGGCTTATACCATCAATTCCATCTGTCCCCATGCATAATCCAGCAACATTTTTTATACCTCTAATCGATATTGATAATGCTAGGCAAAGTTCCTGGTTTCTGCCCCCGACCCCTCTGCCCCTAACAGTTACAACAGTTTCCCCACCAGCTAAAATAGCTGCAGGTTTTTTTATTGGCATATCATATATGTGAATGCTTTTCACTATTGATGCCAGCACCTTTCCGGCCTCCCTAGCCTCCCCCTCAAGCATGGAAGTTAGAATAAGCGTATTAAATCCTTGGCTTCTTGCCTTTTCTGCCATAGCATCTAAAACCAATTTATTGCTTGCAACAATAATGTTTAAAACCCTATTGAAAATATTGTCGCCTCTCTTCGGCGTATCCGCTATTCTTCCCTCTAGACCCATTTCCACTATTCTCTTCATAGAGTCTTTCATCTCATCCCAAATACCACGTCTCTTCAATATATTGTAAACATCTCGAAAAGTTGTGTCGTCAGGTGCTGTAGGTCCCGAGGCTATAGTGTCTAGCCTATCCCCAACAACATCACTTATTATCAGCGATATGACTTTCTTTGCCTTTAAAAATCTTATGAACTTCCCACCCTTAACCTTAGAAAACCTTTTTCTCACAGCATTCAATTCGAATATATCTGCACCTCTTTTCATAAGTTCTCTGGAAATCCAGGCGATATCATCTAGAGTTACACCGTCTTCTGGAACCTCAAAGAGTGCCGACCCACCTCCAGATACAACAACAAAGACAATATCGTTTTCAGAGACATTGCTGGATACATAGTCTAGTAGTTGCTGGGAAGATTCTAAGGTATCCTTACCCGGAATTGGGTGATTACCTCTAACAAGATTTATATTACCAACACTGCCAATTTCATCGGGGGTTATAACAACCCCACCAACTATCCTATCCCCCAGCAAATCATTTAAAGCCATAGCCATTCTTTTTGATGCTTTTCCAAAACCTACGACATGAAGTCTTCCAGTTAACTCGATAATTTCATCCCCAATATATATCCTCCCACCATTAACTTTCACATGGTTCTTCACAGCATTATAGGGATCGGCCACAGCTAATCCATAATCGGCTATCTCTAGAATTAGCCTATGTAAAGTTGATTTAGCTACTTCATTAGCATTTTTTATAAACATGTTTGAGGCCCATGCAACGAAATAGTTCATAGCGCTTAAAAATTTTCGTTTACACATCTACAGGGTCTTCTATCCTCCTGCAAAAAAGTAACGTTCTCTGTAGCTGCCCAAGTATGGTTGCTCATACTGTTTTAGAGCTGTTCATAGTTGCTTTACCAAAAGTTTTTCCAAATTGCATAGCTTATGCATAGACGTTTTCAGCTAGAAGCTTACATAGTACAGATAAAGGTGTTCGCCGCCTACATTTTTAATGAGGGAAGCGTTGTCTCTAAAACTCTAAGTTACTATGGACTTGTCCTAGCCACATATATTTTATATCCTCTTAGATATGGTAGGCCTCTTTGACTCTACTGTAATTAATGTGTTTTTACTGGTTTTGGTATTATGAATAATGGCTGTTCCTGTATGTAGTTTTTGCCTAGTTTAAGTGCCTCTTCGGCTTTTGCCAGTTCTGCTCCTAGATATAGTGCATGTGATACTTGCGAAACCAATTCTAGTTCAACTATTTTGTTTCTTATTGCCTTAGCTGTCCTTCCTCTTAACAATATCCTTCCTTTTCTTCCTATGTACAGAGCCTCTATATAGCCTTCTTCGTGGTTTACTCTTATTTTGAATATTCCCATTGGGTCTAGTCTATATGGCTTATCCTCATCTTCTACATAAACAACTTG encodes the following:
- a CDS encoding sugar phosphate isomerase/epimerase, translating into MWFTIAFSTMVLLNLDPFEATAKLIESGFHVEVCYDNFLVFGGRYVEDVLFKKFLDSIQSIRKTYIKSVHMPYDELDADTIPFEHILNRMVKWLRFAHEIGASIAVFHTLKTSSDPLNTNLHFFREIAREAMDRGIRIAVENRLEKNLFGSKPEDLKNIVESVGEGIGICLDVGHANINKNLDAFLKTLENSIIELHLHDNNGFRDEHKPPFTGSVDWNAVIGLIKRKRDILPVFEIACREPVVSCLSIANRVKQEFEM
- a CDS encoding 5-deoxy-glucuronate isomerase; the encoded protein is MLFKKPNIFDKPVEVFRLDDISLLHIHTKNLTKFSLDLCRDCEKVLALLRGRCRVGGYELFEKDLLYIPADVGHMDMECTENAIAYIVQTKASRKFGSYLKRFGEAEKTIIEDAGSRRTRYTLIGEKDESERMLAGYTFCEPGSWGSYPPHRHDDMYEIFIYFDLSPYFGIQTIFDESQESVYIVRDYDAVLVSRGYHPNVSTPMRGMKYLWVMVSKRGSKTHKMEIHPLYAKS
- a CDS encoding CopG family transcriptional regulator, whose product is MIKEKIDRYKDRVNWAEEVRRFTESKLEEIEAENNVRNVVTMLSHLPIESPRGSSAASMRKES
- a CDS encoding glycerate kinase; amino-acid sequence: MNYFVAWASNMFIKNANEVAKSTLHRLILEIADYGLAVADPYNAVKNHVKVNGGRIYIGDEIIELTGRLHVVGFGKASKRMAMALNDLLGDRIVGGVVITPDEIGSVGNINLVRGNHPIPGKDTLESSQQLLDYVSSNVSENDIVFVVVSGGGSALFEVPEDGVTLDDIAWISRELMKRGADIFELNAVRKRFSKVKGGKFIRFLKAKKVISLIISDVVGDRLDTIASGPTAPDDTTFRDVYNILKRRGIWDEMKDSMKRIVEMGLEGRIADTPKRGDNIFNRVLNIIVASNKLVLDAMAEKARSQGFNTLILTSMLEGEAREAGKVLASIVKSIHIYDMPIKKPAAILAGGETVVTVRGRGVGGRNQELCLALSISIRGIKNVAGLCMGTDGIDGISPAAGAIVDGETYYEGLRQGLDPQEYLENNDSYTYFAKLRKAIITGYTGTNVNDIFIALIE
- a CDS encoding FtsX-like permease family protein, with amino-acid sequence MVTLLTIVQRNFSRRKIRTTLTIIGIAIGIGLTFSLLSITATGTQRSAELIRRLTGADITIYNATRGAMQQGFVGRRIGGFFPTAMPTNLIDLSIINTLSAIPEIEIISPLLSFRAYLNSAAMVTVYGVDISTYRNISNLDIVEGTFLQNPTAFQAIIGKSLSEDYNISVGDAISLQVGNSTWSFTVVGIFQSGERFQEYAVYIPIEVAQNITNSVGKVSQIMIKLRDPRYLSDVIQAIQSSFPGLAVFSPLSMIQNVQQALNTITMFFSSIGLVAVTAGAFGVANTMIMSVVERTREIGILKAIGASKGFILMLFLLESFLIGLIGGGIGILIGVVLSYIIAPLASYNLRGGVAPARGVFQQAFLVRPTITPMNIAIAILLGIAVGVIAGIYPAYRASKIKPVEALRYA
- a CDS encoding FmdE family protein, translating into MVSKELIEKAREFHGHICPFLVLGLRASEIAMKRLGISKAGVGETISEDIVAIVEANNCFADGVQIATGCTLGNNSLMYIDTGKNALTLFRRGNRRGVRVYIDAQKLREKYFSKEALELFHKVVAERRGSREDVEKLHRLWTEIGYRMADIPEEEFVVQEVEIVEEIERAPIFESIRCSKCGELVMAPRIVYVDGKPLCLQCAGKEALAVIGRGITYTKIPFKVTPNAH
- a CDS encoding formate dehydrogenase accessory sulfurtransferase FdhD — encoded protein: MDSYSTIKITKVSLNGYEEVDDAVAEEVEGRVYVDGVEVFRIQTSPHMLKYLGIGYAVTHGFDLTEARTIVENNNVLLFYAKPFAREVNECSTDLKIKVRPRDILKMFEEASKNAKLFSMTGCFHFSALFTLDGVLIEIVEDISRLGSLLKLVGKAYEGGVDFRKTVVVLSSRAGSEMVKAITAMGIPIAVFRGAPTRKAIEIARSCNMALIGHVRGDRFNVYSGFELFEL
- a CDS encoding ABC transporter ATP-binding protein, which codes for MPRADIVIVKNVVKVYRYGKVLFEALRGLSLAVQKGDIVCIVGPSGSGKTTLLNIIGGLDKPDSGEVIVDGTDITRLSEKELNMYRLYKVGFVFQSFNLIPTLTVLENVELPMYLAKIDKEKRKQRALELLKAVGLEKLADKTPDTLSGGEQQRVAIARALANNPSIILMDEPTAALDTENTRMLMNIIRRLNREYNQTFIIATHDVLVARGCTKIYGIRDGRVEGIYSASEISKLFQI
- a CDS encoding ABC transporter substrate-binding protein, whose protein sequence is MLIRRVAKATLVIVIAIAIAIAIIGVSYLLLYMGRTSKEEAETQAYFIVTDILNRSVKIPKNLGRVVAIGPGALRLVAYLNATNLLVGVEEIELSQSPVGRDYAMAYNTIFKNLLVIGPGGPNRPPDPEKLRTVRPQLIIMSRTYADLYLPDRLAEEVNASVFVIDYGVAGYLDIDGIKNALMILGKVLGREERAKELVNYINQLVSDLNNRTRDIASRPKVYVGAISYKGAQPFTSTQARFAPLQLLNTPSIVDSVAGKAGFTTIDFEYLVKQQPDFIFIDENNLNTVLSDFRKDSSMYCSLNAFRSGRVYGVLPFNYYHTNVATAFADAYFIGKVLYPNRFADVDPVAKADEIFKVFLGKPLYQEFVAGGYPGFANLSDMFPCG